In Microthrixaceae bacterium, the sequence GGCTCGAGTCGGCAGGTCGTCTTCGTCACTCACTCGCCCTTCCTCATCGACAAGAACCGCGCCTACCGGGTCCGTGTTCTCGACAAGGGCGTCGGCGACGAAGGCACCCGCGTCGTTCGCGACGTCTCCCGGAACCATTTCGAACCGCTCCGGTCCGCGTTCGGTGGCTTCCGCGCTGAGACGGCGTTCATCGGGAACTGCAACCTCACCGTGGAGGGGCCATCGGACCAGGTGTACTTGGCCGGGATGTCCAGCGATGCGATCCGTCGGGGGGCAACTGGCGACGAAGCGATCGACCTGAACCAGGTCACGCTCATGGACGCAGGGTGCGCGAGCCAGGTCCCATACACCGTGTTCCTGGTCCGGGGCCGAAGCAAGAAGGAGCAGCCCGCCATCGTCGTCCTCCTAGACGGCGATCGGGCTGGCCTCGAAGCCGCCACCGCTCTGCAGGAGGCCTACGGGAAGCCGATCGTTGACGAGAAGTACGTGACCACGATCTCAGCTGCCAAGCTCCCGGCGGTCAGCTGTGACCGCTTTGGTGGACCCAAGGACATCGAGGATCTGGTGACGCCAGCCGTGATGCTGGAAGCGGCCGCGCGGTTCGCCGAGGAGATCGGGCTTCCCGGGGTGGCCGTGCCGGCGGTGGACGATCTCAAGTCGTACCTCACCACTGAAGACATCAGCATCCTGGATGCTGCTCAGCTGGCCGTTTCCGCCGCCGGCTCGGCGCTGCACTTGGACAAGGTCGGCATGGCCCGGCATGTCGTCGACGTAGTCGAAGACGATCTACATGACTCCGAGATGGTGCGAGAGAACTTCCGTCAGCTCTTTCTGCACCTGAGCGAGCTCACGTCTGCCGCGGTCCTCGAACGCTCTCGGACGGGCGTCGGGCGGCGGGTCGACCGCGAGATCAAGACCTTCCTCAAGGACCACCTCCACGGCGCCACCCGAGGCGAACTGCGGGTCTTGCTGCGAAGCGTCGACGTCTTGCTTGACAGTTCCGATGAGGCTGAAGCTGTACGCACCCAGGTCCGGATCATGCAGAATCACCACCAGCTTCATCGGGACCTCACGTCTCCAGTCGAGGCCTTCGAAGACGTTGCGCGGAAGCTCGCGGCCATGAAGTACGCCGGGGTGGTCGCCTCCGAGGAGGAGACCGAAGCGGACGACGAGCGCGCTGGCGTGGACGCCGACGAGCCAGCCGCCCATGAGGACGACGTTTCGACGACCCCCGAGAAGGCCAGTCGCAAGGCGAAGGCGGGCCCGAAAGCATCGGGGAACCACGACGGCAGCGCGTCCCAGCCTGAGGAGGCCGTCGGATGAGGAGAGGGAGTCGTCGGTAGCTCAGCTGGGAGGTCGCGTCCTTGCTCCATCATCCGGCTCGACGATTGAAGATCCGCGCCGCGACGCGATCGGCGGCGTCGGACTGCAGGGGACGGCGGACCTGGGTGTAGATCTCGCTGGTGATGTGGGTGCTGCTGTGGCCGAGGCGGTCGCTGACGACGTGGATGTCGATACCTTCCTCCAGGGCGAGGGTGGCCCAGGTGTGGCGGAGGCCGTGGAGCTTGAGCCTCGGTAGGGGCTGACCAGGGTGGGCCTTGTTGTGGGCGTACTGCTTGCGGAGGAACTCGCGGCTGAACCGTTCGGGGTGGAACCGCGTGCCGTCGGCCCGGCAGAAGATCCAGGCGTTGTCGAGGTCGACCTCGGTCCACTTGAGCCCGAACACCTCGCCGCGGCGTGAACCAGAGGCGGCGAGGTGGAGCCAGGCCGGCAGGTAGGGGCTGTCGGCGACGAAGTCGAGGAACCTGCCGAGTTGCTCGCAAGTCCAAGTGGTTGGCCGCCCTCGCCGGGTCGAGGCGATGGGCGGGGGAGTGGCAGCCACGGCGTCGCGAGTGATGTCGGCCGCGGCGAGGAACGCCTCGCCGACTGCATCGGCGACCTGCTGCCACGTGTGGCCGTCGCCCTCGAGCTCCACGATGAGGTCGAGCACGGCCTGGTCGTGCTGGCGGGCCGGCGTGCCCGGTGCCCGTCGTTAGGGGTCGAGGAGCTTGCGGTAGAGGGTGTTGAGGTCCATCGGCGTCAGCTCCTGGAGCCGGGTTCCGCCGATGGAAGAGGGTGATGAGCCACGCACCGAACGTGAACCGCGCTCCACGAGACCCGCTTGATGCTCAGGCCGGAGTAGGTCCGACCGTCTCGGTGAGGAGGGCGCGCAGCCTAGTCCGGAGTCGCGCTGCTGGGTCGGCTTGGAGCCCGGTGGTCAGTGCGTTGAGCGCGGTCCCGTTCGGACCGAGCTCCCTCCAGAGAGCGGCCCGGACTTCTTCGAGCGGCTTGCTCGACTCGAACGTCGCCGGCTCGACTCCCTCGGCCGCCGCGACCTCCAGGCATCGCCAGAGGTCCTCGACGTCTCGGTCCTCGGTGCGGACCGTGCGGACCAGCGCCTTGAGCGCCAGCATCCCGACAGCGTCGGGAAGGGAAACGGTGGTCGACAACGTCTCACCATCGGTCAGGCGCAGGTCGATTCCCACGTTCACAGCGGGCCGTTGGAACGCTTCGGCGAGGCCGGGGACCTCGCTGGTCACGATCGACCCGACCCTGACGGTGCCACGGGAGCGGGATCGGTACGTCGGGATGAGCAGATCAACAGAGGCGACACGGCGGTCGTCGACGGGACGCTCCCACCGGTTGCCGGCCACCTTCCGGTAGCCCAGGGCTTCAATCGCTGCGACGAGCTCCGGGCCTCGGAGAAGGTGAGGCGGGACACCGAAGTCCGCGTCACCGGTGGCTCGGAGCGGCAGGTCGAGTCCGAGCCGCTGTACGTGGAGCATGACCGCTACACCGCCGATGAGGCGATGGTGTTCGGCCATCCCGGTGGCCGCCATGGCCGACGACACGTCGGCGACGGCGGTGAACCCGCCGTCCATTGCGGCCGAGAGGCTGGCGAGGACGACTCGTCGGCCGGTCATCGGGGCCTCGGCAGGGTTCGGGCGACGATGGCCGTGCGTAGTCGGTCGGCGGCTTCGGCTCGGTCTTCGCCGCCGAGGTCGAGCAGGTCCCACCATTGCTGGCACGGGTCGGTCATGGAGTAGCCGTCGACCTCGTCCACCCAGGGTGGGGCAGGGGAGAGGAGCCGATGGTCGTCGGCCCATCGCAAGATGAGGCTGGCATCAGCGCGACCCTCAGCGGGGACGAACCCGGCCTCGGTGGCGGGCAGTTGGTCAGCGACGTAGGCGATCGTGATCGTGGGGTGACGCCACGGGGCGAGCAGGTCCGGGGCGAGGTCGGCGGAAAACGCGATCGCTGCCTCTCGTTTGGCCGCGAGCGCCTGTACACGGCTGGCCTGCTCGGCGAGCGGGCGGGTGCTGTACCAGTACGACTCCGGCTCGACGAGGTGAGGCCGAGTCCTCGCTCGGTAGAGATCGAGCAGCTTCGCCGGGTCGCCGACGTAGCCATCGGGAGTGGCGGACACAGCGTCCAGCTCCGCGAGCTGCTTCAGGATCTGTGAGGCCCGCGGTTGGGTCACCCCCGCAGCAGCAGCGATGGCGACCCCCGTCATCGGGGGGTAGGACGCCACCATGAGCCGGACCACCGCAGCGGTGCCCGCACCCCAGCGGCGCACCACGTTCTTCGACACGACCGTCTGCGGCATGACACCAGGGTATAAGCCTTCTCCGACCAAGGCAAGGAACACTTATAGGAAGTCTTATGGCAGCGCTTAGACGGGACGGCTTTACGTTGCCTACGGACGACCTGGCGAGTGATGACATCGTGATGACATCGCGCCGAGGTCGGCCGGCCTCCCGTTGGAGAACTGCTCCTCAGAAGGGTTTTCGGGTGGACCGGGCCGTGTCGTTGGTGAGCGCTGGAGTCTCCACTCCGACATCCGCCATCAAAGGCGAGGCTGGAACCCTGGTCCCAAAGCGATCCGGTTGGGCGGTGGCCGTGTCGACCGTGATGCCCGGCTCCCAACTCCGACACGCCTCGACGGCTGTCATCAGACTTGTCATCAAACGTGATGACAAACGGCGGTTCTCAGCGATACGGGCTGCCACAAGGCCCAGACGAAAACCGGCTCTGACCTGCACGGATGGGGACGCACTGGTACGGCTAGTCACCGCTGATGGCGGCGTTCAAGTCCCCCCACCCACATCCGGGTCAGGAGCGCCTGAATTAGGCTGAGCGCTAGCCGATTCCGAAGCGTTGAACTGACACCAAGAGTGCGGAGCGTCGAACCTATGGCGGCGGAGCGACCGCGGCGTTGCTGTGGGCGTTGCGGCGGGCGTTGCGAAACGCCTCGAAGCTGTCCCAGGCTTCGATGGCTGCGGCGACCGCGATCAGGACCCATTGGTTGATCGTCGGGGTCCAGTCCCATTCGGCCCGTTCGGCGACGAGCTCGAAGAATCGGGTGTTGAAGAGGCGCTCGTCGAGCGCCAGCCACGCGATCACTGCCAACGACGTGAGGTTGACCGTCAGGTTCACCCAGGCGAGCGGGAAGGTCCAGCGGCGCCTAGCCAGTGCGATCGCCTGCACGATGGCCGATGCGGCGAGGATCGCGAGCAGCACCTGACCCGGCCCGTTCCAGATGTCGGGATGCAGCAGCGGCACGCCCTCGCCTCCGTCGCGCAGGAGGGGTCGTGCGTGCTGCCACACCAGTGCCACCCCAACCAGGACGGTCATGACGATGCCGAACACGGCGTCGCTGACGTCGAACCCCTTGGCTTGCGTGGGTGAGGGTAGGTCGGGGAGGTCGTCGGTGGTCCACGAGCTCTTCCATCGGTCGGCGAAGGCGTAGACGAGCGTGACCCAGAAGGCGACCTGGATGCCGGTGCTGAATACCGCGCCCAGCACAGCGCCGATGAAGCCGAAGGCGCTGGGGTCGTCGGCGAACGCCTCGCCGATCACGGCGATTGTGGTCACGATCGGCACCGCAATGAAGGCGACCAACTTGAGGACGCGAAGGTACTCGGGGAACACCTCGTGGCTGACCAGGGCGCGGGGCTGTTCGACGTAGCGGGACGCGATTCGGCTCGGATCCCCCAACTCGGTCAGCACGGCGTGTTCGACCTCATCGGGGTCGAGCGTCGGGGCCGCGTCCTGGCGGGCGTCGGCCATCTCGGCGATGAGCTCGTGGAGCTCGCGGTCGATCTCTGGCCGTTGCTCCTCGGGTAGGAGCCGCACGACGGCCCATACGTATCTGTCGGTCAGGGTGCTCACAGGTCGCTCGCCTCCGGGTTGCGGTCGGGACCGTCGTCATGGGGACCGTCGTCATGGGGATCGTCGTGGGTGCTGGTGTTCGCCACGACGGCATCGATCGAGCGGTCGAGGT encodes:
- a CDS encoding site-specific integrase — encoded protein: MLDLIVELEGDGHTWQQVADAVGEAFLAAADITRDAVAATPPPIASTRRGRPTTWTCEQLGRFLDFVADSPYLPAWLHLAASGSRRGEVFGLKWTEVDLDNAWIFCRADGTRFHPERFSREFLRKQYAHNKAHPGQPLPRLKLHGLRHTWATLALEEGIDIHVVSDRLGHSSTHITSEIYTQVRRPLQSDAADRVAARIFNRRAG
- a CDS encoding ATP-binding protein, which translates into the protein MKVAAVYVRFYRAFNFNFLRKNKDNADPNPWDDYEGMFFPYVKIPLDPEVTSVVGANESGKSQLLYAIECALGAEVAGPDAFCRYSQFFTVDDKLKSPHFGLELVLDESEQSSLSAAFDALVPRRVFVFREQPGQVRIYLGPDSAPIDRASDDPAITTLLPKSFRIHPKNSLPNTVPLDFLVRHADETGTEGDVVNRRARVTVVPEFFAKLGGLRGLVGTAQLKGSDIEPHLPNGTAAAATAEELAQWELAYDLLVTVGGVDPSTFTQLQRAVTEQREGFVSGLVASINRQLSAALNLRRWWSQDEEFEFLVQSKDFDLVFTIKDRTASEYEFSERSDGLRYFLSYLVQYLRHVGIDDPATLLLMDEPDAFLSNQGQQDLLRLFQHFIDRDPGSSRQVVFVTHSPFLIDKNRAYRVRVLDKGVGDEGTRVVRDVSRNHFEPLRSAFGGFRAETAFIGNCNLTVEGPSDQVYLAGMSSDAIRRGATGDEAIDLNQVTLMDAGCASQVPYTVFLVRGRSKKEQPAIVVLLDGDRAGLEAATALQEAYGKPIVDEKYVTTISAAKLPAVSCDRFGGPKDIEDLVTPAVMLEAAARFAEEIGLPGVAVPAVDDLKSYLTTEDISILDAAQLAVSAAGSALHLDKVGMARHVVDVVEDDLHDSEMVRENFRQLFLHLSELTSAAVLERSRTGVGRRVDREIKTFLKDHLHGATRGELRVLLRSVDVLLDSSDEAEAVRTQVRIMQNHHQLHRDLTSPVEAFEDVARKLAAMKYAGVVASEEETEADDERAGVDADEPAAHEDDVSTTPEKASRKAKAGPKASGNHDGSASQPEEAVG